One genomic region from Streptomyces venezuelae encodes:
- the scpA gene encoding methylmalonyl-CoA mutase, producing MGIGIPDFTGIELGSPSAAGSTEEWRAAAKQASDGDGSLWETPEGIAVQPLYTGHDLEDVDFLGTYPGTAPYLRGPYPTMYVNQPWTIRQYAGFSTAEESNAFYRRNLAAGQKGLSVAFDLPTHRGYDSDHPRVTGDVGMAGVAIDSIYDMRQLFDGIPLDKMSVSMTMNGAVLPVLALYIVAAEEQGVSAEKLTGTIQNDILKEFMVRNTYIYPPKPSMRIISDIFAFTSQNMPRYNSISISGYHIQEAGATADLELAYTLADGVEYIRAGREAGLDVDAFAPRLSFFWAIGMNFFMEVAKLRAARLLWAKLVKEFDPRNSKSLSLRTHSQTSGWSLTAQDVFNNVTRTCVEAMAATQGHTQSLHTNALDEALALPTDFSARIARNTQLLIQQESGTTRVIDPWGGSAYVEKLTYDLARRAWQHIQEVEAAGGMAKAIDAGIPKLRIEEAAARTQARIDSGRQPVIGVNKYRVDGDEQIDVLKVDNSSVRAQQIEKLRRLRAERDERACQDALDDLTRAAGGSGNLLELAVRAARAKATVGEISDALEKVYGRHAGQIRTISGVYRNEAGESPTVDRTRALVDAFEEAEGRRPRILVAKMGQDGHDRGQKVISTAFADLGFDVDVGPLFQTPAEVARQAVEADVHIVGVSSLAAGHLTLVPALREELAAEGREDIMIVVGGVIPPQDVPTLLDMGAAAVFPPGTVIPDAAADLVRRLASDLGHDL from the coding sequence ATGGGAATCGGAATCCCGGACTTCACCGGGATCGAACTGGGGTCGCCGTCCGCCGCCGGCAGCACCGAGGAGTGGCGCGCCGCCGCCAAGCAGGCCTCCGACGGGGACGGCTCGCTCTGGGAGACGCCCGAGGGCATCGCGGTGCAGCCGCTGTACACCGGGCACGACCTGGAGGACGTCGACTTCCTCGGCACCTACCCGGGCACGGCGCCGTACCTGCGCGGCCCGTACCCGACGATGTACGTCAACCAGCCGTGGACGATCCGCCAGTACGCGGGCTTCTCGACCGCCGAGGAGTCCAACGCCTTCTACCGGCGGAACCTGGCGGCCGGCCAGAAGGGCCTGTCGGTCGCCTTCGACCTGCCGACGCACCGCGGTTACGACAGCGACCACCCGCGCGTCACCGGCGACGTCGGCATGGCGGGCGTGGCCATCGACTCGATCTACGACATGCGGCAGCTCTTCGACGGCATCCCGCTGGACAAGATGTCGGTGTCGATGACGATGAACGGCGCGGTCCTGCCCGTCCTCGCGCTGTACATCGTCGCGGCCGAGGAGCAGGGAGTGTCGGCCGAGAAGCTCACGGGGACCATCCAGAACGACATCCTCAAGGAGTTCATGGTCCGCAACACCTACATCTACCCGCCGAAGCCGTCGATGCGGATCATCTCCGACATCTTCGCCTTCACCTCGCAGAACATGCCGCGCTACAACTCCATCTCGATCTCCGGCTACCACATCCAGGAGGCGGGCGCGACGGCCGACCTGGAGCTGGCGTACACGCTGGCGGACGGGGTCGAGTACATCCGGGCGGGCCGCGAGGCCGGCCTGGACGTGGACGCGTTCGCGCCGCGTCTGTCGTTCTTCTGGGCGATCGGCATGAACTTCTTCATGGAGGTGGCCAAGCTGCGCGCGGCCCGTCTCCTGTGGGCCAAGCTGGTCAAGGAGTTCGACCCGAGGAACTCCAAGTCCCTTTCGCTGCGCACCCATTCGCAGACCTCCGGCTGGTCGCTGACCGCCCAGGACGTCTTCAACAACGTCACCCGCACCTGCGTGGAGGCGATGGCCGCCACCCAGGGCCACACGCAGTCGCTGCACACCAACGCCCTCGACGAGGCGCTCGCGCTGCCGACGGACTTCTCTGCGCGCATCGCCCGCAACACCCAGCTGCTGATCCAGCAGGAGTCGGGGACGACCCGGGTCATCGACCCGTGGGGCGGCAGCGCGTACGTGGAGAAGCTGACGTACGACCTGGCCCGCCGCGCCTGGCAGCACATCCAGGAGGTCGAGGCGGCCGGCGGCATGGCGAAGGCCATCGACGCGGGCATCCCGAAGCTCCGCATCGAGGAGGCCGCCGCCCGTACCCAGGCGCGGATCGACTCGGGGCGCCAGCCGGTCATCGGGGTGAACAAGTACCGGGTCGACGGGGACGAGCAGATCGACGTCCTGAAGGTCGACAACTCCTCCGTCCGTGCCCAGCAGATCGAGAAGCTGCGGCGGCTGCGCGCCGAGCGCGACGAGCGGGCCTGCCAGGACGCGCTCGACGACCTCACCCGGGCCGCCGGCGGCTCCGGGAACCTCCTGGAGCTGGCCGTCCGCGCCGCGCGGGCCAAGGCCACCGTCGGGGAGATCTCCGACGCCCTGGAGAAGGTGTACGGGCGGCACGCGGGCCAGATCCGTACGATCTCCGGCGTGTACCGCAACGAGGCAGGAGAGTCCCCCACCGTGGACCGCACCCGCGCGCTCGTCGACGCCTTCGAGGAGGCCGAGGGCCGGCGCCCCCGCATCCTGGTCGCCAAGATGGGCCAGGACGGTCATGACCGCGGCCAGAAGGTGATCTCCACCGCCTTCGCCGACCTGGGCTTCGACGTCGACGTGGGCCCCCTCTTCCAGACCCCGGCCGAGGTGGCCCGGCAGGCCGTCGAGGCGGACGTCCACATCGTGGGTGTCTCGTCGCTGGCGGCCGGTCACCTCACGCTCGTCCCGGCACTTCGGGAGGAGCTTGCCGCCGAGGGCCGGGAGGACATCATGATCGTGGTCGGCGGTGTCATCCCGCCCCAGGACGTGCCCACGCTCCTCGACATGGGGGCCGCCGCCGTCTTCCCGCCCGGCACGGTGATCCCGGACGCGGCCGCGGACCTGGTGCGCCGGCTCGCCTCCGACCTGGGACACGATCTCTGA
- a CDS encoding methylmalonyl-CoA mutase subunit beta gives MTVLPDDGLSLAAEFPAATHDQWRRLVAGVLSRSGKDVPDAEAEDVLSTALEDGLRARPLYTAADAAPDPGLPGFAPFVRGGRAEGNTASGWDVRQRHVAADPEAVLTDLENGVTSLWLAVGPAGVPVPELDRLLQGVYLDLAPVALDAGPETSAAADELFAIYERRGVAPEAAAGNLGADPLGTEARTGQAYDGDDFPGTVALARRCAETYPQLRAVTVDALPYHEAGGSTAQELGCALAGGVAYLRALTEGGLTVEQALGQLEFRYAATADQFLTIAKLRAARRLWARIAEACGAPAAGAQRQHAVTSSVMMTARDPWVNMLRTTIATLAAGVGGADSVSVLPFDHALGLPDAFSRRIARNTSTILIEESHLSRVIDPAGGSWYVESLTDELARAAWEFFQEIERAGGLAAALRSGLVGRELAANWEERSKRLAKRREPVTGVSEFPHLAEKPVVREPAPAAPGGGLPRVRRDEAYEALRARSDAHLAATGARPRVYLAALGPAAAHTARLTFTANLLQAGGIEPVTEGPFEESGATEACLCSSDALYEEQAESAAAALREAGAGHVALAGRPGSYAGVDTYVFAGCDAVAVLTAALDRMGVS, from the coding sequence ATGACTGTGCTGCCTGACGATGGCCTCTCCCTGGCCGCCGAGTTCCCCGCAGCGACCCACGACCAGTGGCGTCGCCTCGTCGCGGGCGTGCTGAGCAGGTCGGGCAAGGACGTGCCGGACGCCGAGGCCGAGGACGTCCTGTCCACCGCCCTCGAGGACGGCCTGCGCGCCCGCCCCCTGTACACGGCCGCCGACGCCGCCCCCGATCCCGGCCTCCCCGGCTTCGCCCCGTTCGTTCGCGGCGGCCGGGCCGAGGGCAACACCGCGAGCGGCTGGGACGTGCGCCAGCGGCACGTGGCCGCCGACCCCGAGGCGGTCCTCACCGACCTGGAGAACGGCGTCACCTCGCTGTGGCTGGCCGTCGGGCCGGCCGGTGTACCGGTGCCGGAACTCGACCGGCTCCTCCAGGGCGTCTACCTCGACCTGGCCCCGGTCGCCCTCGACGCCGGCCCGGAGACCTCGGCCGCCGCGGACGAGCTGTTCGCGATCTACGAACGCCGTGGCGTGGCGCCCGAGGCCGCCGCCGGCAATCTCGGCGCCGACCCGCTCGGCACCGAGGCCCGGACCGGGCAGGCCTACGACGGTGACGACTTCCCCGGCACCGTCGCTCTGGCGCGGCGCTGCGCGGAGACGTACCCGCAGCTGCGGGCCGTGACCGTGGACGCCCTGCCGTACCACGAGGCCGGCGGCTCCACCGCGCAGGAGCTCGGCTGTGCGCTCGCCGGCGGCGTCGCCTATCTGCGGGCGCTCACCGAGGGCGGCCTGACCGTCGAACAGGCCCTCGGGCAGCTGGAGTTCCGTTACGCGGCCACCGCCGACCAGTTCCTGACCATCGCCAAGCTCCGGGCCGCCCGGCGCCTGTGGGCGCGGATCGCGGAGGCCTGTGGCGCGCCGGCGGCCGGTGCGCAGCGCCAGCACGCGGTGACGTCCTCGGTCATGATGACGGCCCGCGACCCGTGGGTGAACATGCTGCGGACGACGATCGCCACACTGGCGGCCGGCGTCGGCGGCGCCGACTCGGTCAGCGTGCTCCCCTTCGACCACGCCCTGGGCCTGCCGGACGCCTTCTCCCGTCGTATCGCCCGGAACACCTCGACGATCCTCATCGAGGAGTCGCACCTGTCCCGGGTGATCGACCCGGCCGGCGGCTCCTGGTACGTGGAGTCGCTGACCGACGAACTCGCCCGGGCAGCCTGGGAGTTCTTCCAGGAGATCGAGCGTGCGGGAGGCCTGGCCGCCGCCCTGCGCTCGGGCCTGGTCGGCCGGGAGCTCGCCGCCAACTGGGAGGAGCGCAGCAAGCGGCTCGCCAAGCGCCGCGAACCCGTCACCGGCGTCAGCGAGTTCCCGCACCTGGCGGAGAAGCCCGTGGTGCGCGAGCCGGCGCCCGCCGCGCCGGGCGGTGGCCTGCCGCGCGTCCGGCGTGACGAGGCGTACGAGGCGCTGCGCGCCCGTTCCGACGCCCACCTCGCCGCGACGGGTGCCCGGCCGCGTGTCTACCTGGCGGCCCTCGGGCCCGCCGCCGCGCACACGGCACGCCTCACCTTCACCGCCAACCTCCTCCAGGCGGGCGGTATCGAGCCCGTCACCGAGGGGCCGTTCGAGGAGAGCGGCGCCACCGAGGCCTGCCTCTGCTCCAGCGACGCCCTGTACGAGGAGCAGGCCGAGTCCGCCGCCGCCGCTCTCCGGGAGGCCGGGGCCGGGCACGTGGCACTGGCCGGCCGGCCCGGCTCGTACGCCGGTGTCGACACGTACGTCTTCGCGGGGTGCGACGCGGTCGCCGTGCTCACCGCCGCCCTCGACCGCATGGGAGTGTCCTGA
- the meaB gene encoding methylmalonyl Co-A mutase-associated GTPase MeaB, producing the protein MAIDIDTYVKGVREGKRALVARAITLVESTRPDHRALAQELLTRLLPHSGRARRIGISGVPGVGKSTFIDAFGTMLTGLGHRVAVLAVDPSSTRTGGSILGDKTRMERLAVDPAAFIRPSPSAGTLGGVAKATRESIVVMEAAGYDVILVETVGVGQSETAVANMVDSFLLLSLARTGDQLQGIKKGVLELADVVAVNKADGPHATDARAAARELAGALRLMHGREAVWTPPVLSCSARESSGLDEVWERLENHRSILDAAGRLDARRRDQQVDWAWTMVKDELLGRLNSHPAVRALAPDVERLVRNGELTATLAAERILGAFGERTD; encoded by the coding sequence ATGGCCATCGACATCGACACGTACGTGAAGGGCGTGCGCGAGGGGAAGCGCGCCCTCGTGGCGCGCGCCATCACCCTCGTGGAGTCCACCCGGCCCGATCACCGGGCGCTCGCCCAGGAGTTGCTCACCCGGCTGCTGCCGCACAGCGGCCGGGCGCGGCGGATCGGCATCAGCGGCGTGCCCGGCGTCGGGAAGTCGACCTTCATCGACGCCTTCGGCACGATGCTCACGGGCCTCGGCCACCGGGTCGCCGTCCTCGCCGTCGATCCGTCCTCGACGCGGACCGGCGGCTCGATCCTGGGCGACAAGACGCGGATGGAGCGGCTCGCGGTGGATCCCGCGGCCTTCATCCGCCCCTCCCCCAGCGCGGGCACCCTCGGCGGCGTCGCCAAGGCGACGCGGGAGTCGATCGTGGTCATGGAGGCCGCCGGCTACGACGTGATCCTGGTCGAGACGGTCGGCGTCGGCCAGTCGGAGACGGCCGTGGCGAACATGGTCGACTCCTTCCTGCTGCTGTCGCTGGCGCGCACCGGAGACCAGTTGCAGGGCATCAAGAAGGGCGTCCTGGAGCTCGCGGACGTCGTGGCCGTGAACAAGGCGGACGGTCCGCACGCGACCGACGCCCGCGCCGCGGCCAGGGAACTGGCGGGCGCACTACGGCTGATGCACGGCCGGGAGGCGGTGTGGACCCCGCCGGTGCTCAGCTGCAGCGCGCGGGAGTCGAGCGGCCTCGACGAGGTGTGGGAGCGGCTGGAGAACCACCGCTCGATCCTCGACGCGGCGGGCCGCCTCGACGCCCGGCGCCGGGACCAGCAGGTCGACTGGGCCTGGACGATGGTCAAGGACGAGCTGCTGGGCCGGCTGAACTCCCATCCGGCGGTACGGGCGCTCGCCCCGGACGTCGAGCGGCTGGTCAGGAACGGCGAACTGACCGCGACGCTCGCGGCGGAGCGCATCCTCGGGGCGTTCGGGGAGCGGACGGACTGA